A window of Anomalospiza imberbis isolate Cuckoo-Finch-1a 21T00152 chromosome 4, ASM3175350v1, whole genome shotgun sequence contains these coding sequences:
- the HS3ST1 gene encoding heparan sulfate glucosamine 3-O-sulfotransferase 1, protein MAAFLLGAVFLIVQPQIVPSRPAINSNAETSSQSVQRELLKKTSQKNDFKENIHSNGSCQQLPQTIIIGVRKGGTRALLEMLSLHPDIAAAESEVHFFDWEDHYRNGLQWYINQMPFSYPHQITVEKTPAYFTSPKVPERVYNMNQSMRLLLILRDPSERVLSDYTQVFYNHMQKHKPYPSIEQFLIKNGELNVDYKAINRSLYYIHMQNWLKYFPLDHIHIVDGDKLIKDPFPEIEKVERFLKLSPQINASNFYFNKTKGFYCLRDSGRERCLHESKGRAHPQVDTRLLEKLQEHFHEPNKKFFELVGRTFDWHTFVAS, encoded by the coding sequence ATGGCAGCTtttctgctgggagctgtgtttCTTATTGTTCAACCTCAGATAGTGCCTTCCAGACCAGCTATAAATTCAAATGCTGAGACTTCTTCTCAGTCTGTTCAGAGAGagcttttaaagaaaacatctCAGAAAAATGACTTCAAGGAAAACATTCATTCTAATGGATCATGTCAGCAGCTGCCCCAGACTATTATTATTGGAGTGAGAAAAGGTGGAACAAGAGCTTTGTTAGAGATGTTGAGTCTCCATCCAGATATTGCAGCAGCAGAAAGTGAAGTTCACTTCTTTGACTGGGAAGATCATTACAGGAATGGATTGCAGTGGTATATTAATCAAATGCCATTCTCGTATCCCCATCAGATCACCGTGGAAAAAACTCCAGCATATTTCACATCACCTAAAGTGCCTGAAAGAGTTTATAACATGAACCAATCCATGAGACTACTCCTTATTTTAAGAGACCCAAGCGAAAGAGTACTATCAGATTATACCCAAGTGTTCTACAACCACATGCAGAAGCACAAGCCGTACCCATCCATTGAGCAATTCCTAATAAAAAATGGTGAACTCAATGTGGACTACAAGGCAATAAACAGAAGCTTATACTACATTCACATGCAGAACTGGCTGAAGTATTTTCCTCTTGATCATATCCACATTGTAGATGGGGATAAACTAATCAAAGATCCCTTTCCAGAAATAGAAAAGGTAGAGAGATTTCTGAAGCTGTCACCACAGATAAATGCTTCAAACTTTTATTTCAATAAAACTAAGGGATTCTACTGCCTGAGGGACAGTGGTAGAGAGCGCTGTTTACATGAGTCCAAAGGACGAGCGCACCCACAAGTAGATACCCGGTTACTCGAGAAACTGCAGGAACATTTCCATGAGCCCAACAAGAAGTTTTTTGAGCTTGTGGGCAGAACATTTGACTGGCACACATTTGTGGCAAGTTAG